A genomic window from Anthonomus grandis grandis chromosome 4, icAntGran1.3, whole genome shotgun sequence includes:
- the LOC126735196 gene encoding uncharacterized protein LOC126735196: MNKEDIAYADDRDRLIIRNSIKYLHNLTFMDPLNVPTLKSLYRTNCRLMELRRHMFLPEKKSYERCERCFMNFSEGDTTNIEIQPVKLTAFAKKLINKVKTKGTNSLTPYQKIYYKKLFREHITEVKRQNKLVITCSFCKKPSEVLLDKPKLPKVAQTPQEQPKKKKKKKKKKDKLCGLNESVVFVSSTKAPRPKKPTNENSDTVPSMSPSKLNQTVSMSNIRALQPAGSLKRKGKKQKQNLKVSKKKPALAPKQLQPSTSISKAKDRLKQKSLNTLSELLKNGGAEKKQSKLKQFLDSL, encoded by the exons ATGAATAAAGAGGATATTGCCTACGCGGATGATCGAGACAGATTAATCATCCGTAACTCCATAAAATACCTTCATAACCTCACTTTTATGGACCCCCTAAATGTACCAACACTAAAATCCCTCTACAG AACAAACTGTAGACTAATGGAACTGCGAAGACACATGTTCTTACCAGAAAAGAAATCTTACGAGAGGTGCGAGAGGTGTTTCATGAACTTTTCAGAGGGTGACACCACAAACATTGAAATTCAACCAGTAAAGTTGACTGCTTTCGccaaaaagttaattaataaagtcAAGACGAAAGGGACAAACAGTTTAACACCTTATCAGaagatttattataagaaactgTTCAGGGAGCACATTACCGAGGTTAAAAGGCAAAATAAGTTG gtGATAACTTGTAGCTTTTGTAAGAAACCAAGTGAAGTGCTCTTGGACAAACCTAAACTGCCAAAAGTGGCACAAACCCCCCAAGAAcaacctaaaaaaaagaaaaagaaaaaaaagaaaaaagacaaaCTATGCGGCCTAAATGAAAGTGTTGTATTTGTATCATCCACAAAAGCCCCAAGACCCAAAAAACCGACCAACGAGAACTCCGATACTGTACCATCAATGTCACCCTCAAAACTGAACCAAACAGTGTCGATGAGCAACATTAGGGCCTTACAACCTGCAGGAAGTTTGAAGCGAAAAGGGAAAAAGCAGAAACAAAACTTGAAAGTGTCAAAGAAGAAACCTGCTTTGGCCCCAAAACAGTTACAGCCATCGACCTCTATCTCGAAAGCGAAAGACCGATTAAAACAGAAAAGTCTGAATACTTTGAGTGAATTATTGAAAAACGGTGGTGCTGAGAAAAAACAGTCAaagttaaagcaatttttaGATAGTTTGTAA